From Lutra lutra chromosome 14, mLutLut1.2, whole genome shotgun sequence, a single genomic window includes:
- the SMNDC1 gene encoding survival of motor neuron-related-splicing factor 30 isoform X1, protein MSEDLAKQLASYKAQLQQVEAALSGNGENEDLLKLKKDLQEVIELTKDLLSTQPSETLASSDSFASTQPTHSWKVGDKCMAIWSEDGQCYEAEIEEIDEENGTAAITFAGYGNAEVTPLLNLKPVEEGRKAKEDSGNKPMSKKEMIAQQREYKKKKALKKAQRIKELEQEREDQKVKWQQFNNRAYSKNKKGQVKRSIFASPESVTGKVGVGTCGIADKPMTQYQDTSKYNVRHLMPQ, encoded by the exons atGTCAGAGGATCTAGCAAAGCAGCTGGCAAGCTACAAAGCTCAACTCCAGCAAGTCGAAGCTGCGTTGTCCGGAAACGGAGAAAATGAAGATTtgctaaaattaaagaaagatttaCAA gaAGTTATAGAACTAACCAAAGACCTTCTGTCAACTCAACCTTCTGAAACTCTTGCAAGTTCAGACAGTTTTGCTTCTACTCAGCCCACTCATTCATGGAAAGTAGGAGACAAGTGTATGGCAATCTGGAGTGAAGATGGACA GTGTTACGAAGCGGAGATCGAGGAGATAGATGAAGAAAACGGCACTGCTGCAATCACCTTTGCTGGCTACGGCAATGCTGAAGTGACCCCATTGTTGAACCTCAAGCCtgtagaagaaggaaggaaggcaaaggagGACAGTGGCAACAAACCCATGTCAAA aaaagaaatgattgCCCAGCAGCgtgaatataaaaagaagaaagctttgaaaaaagcacagagaataaaagaacttgagcaggaaagagaggaCCAGAAGGTTAAATGGCAACAGTTCAACAACAGAGcctattctaaaaacaaaaaaggccag GTAAAAAGGAGTATTTTCGCTTCACCTGAGAGTGTAACCGGAAAAGTTGGAGTAGGAACTTGCGGAATTGCTGATAAACCTATGACACAGTATCAAGATACCTCTAAATACAACGTCAGGCATTTGATGCCACAATAG
- the SMNDC1 gene encoding survival of motor neuron-related-splicing factor 30 isoform X2 yields MEVIELTKDLLSTQPSETLASSDSFASTQPTHSWKVGDKCMAIWSEDGQCYEAEIEEIDEENGTAAITFAGYGNAEVTPLLNLKPVEEGRKAKEDSGNKPMSKKEMIAQQREYKKKKALKKAQRIKELEQEREDQKVKWQQFNNRAYSKNKKGQVKRSIFASPESVTGKVGVGTCGIADKPMTQYQDTSKYNVRHLMPQ; encoded by the exons ATG gaAGTTATAGAACTAACCAAAGACCTTCTGTCAACTCAACCTTCTGAAACTCTTGCAAGTTCAGACAGTTTTGCTTCTACTCAGCCCACTCATTCATGGAAAGTAGGAGACAAGTGTATGGCAATCTGGAGTGAAGATGGACA GTGTTACGAAGCGGAGATCGAGGAGATAGATGAAGAAAACGGCACTGCTGCAATCACCTTTGCTGGCTACGGCAATGCTGAAGTGACCCCATTGTTGAACCTCAAGCCtgtagaagaaggaaggaaggcaaaggagGACAGTGGCAACAAACCCATGTCAAA aaaagaaatgattgCCCAGCAGCgtgaatataaaaagaagaaagctttgaaaaaagcacagagaataaaagaacttgagcaggaaagagaggaCCAGAAGGTTAAATGGCAACAGTTCAACAACAGAGcctattctaaaaacaaaaaaggccag GTAAAAAGGAGTATTTTCGCTTCACCTGAGAGTGTAACCGGAAAAGTTGGAGTAGGAACTTGCGGAATTGCTGATAAACCTATGACACAGTATCAAGATACCTCTAAATACAACGTCAGGCATTTGATGCCACAATAG